One region of Gloeocapsopsis sp. IPPAS B-1203 genomic DNA includes:
- a CDS encoding class I fructose-bisphosphate aldolase, with protein sequence MTATLSVPESIASWLGEEAENLLTHKAKVSKDLLHLPGSDFVDRIFTISDRSPQVLRSLQQLYSYGRLANTGYLSILPVDQGIEHSAGASFAPNPIYFDPENIVKLAIEAGCNAVATTLGVLGSVSRKYAHKIPFIAKLNHNELLTYPNQFDQVMFASVEQAWNLGAVAVGATIYFGSEQSTRQIQEVSEAFAHAHELGMATVLWCYLRNNAFKQDKDYHISADLTGQANHLGVTIEADIVKQKLPENNHGYAAVAQATGKSYGKTNDRIYTDLVTDHPIDLTRYQVLNSYCGRAGLINSGGASGKNDFAEAIRTAVINKRAGGSGLISGRKTFQRPFEDGVKLFHAIQDVYLSSEVTIA encoded by the coding sequence ATGACAGCAACACTATCTGTACCAGAATCTATTGCATCTTGGTTGGGTGAAGAAGCAGAGAATTTATTGACACATAAAGCCAAAGTATCAAAGGATTTATTGCACTTACCAGGATCAGATTTTGTCGATCGCATTTTTACAATTAGCGATCGCTCACCGCAAGTATTGCGCAGTCTGCAACAACTTTACTCTTATGGTCGTTTAGCAAATACGGGCTATCTTTCTATCTTGCCAGTAGACCAGGGAATCGAACACTCTGCAGGAGCATCGTTTGCACCTAACCCAATCTATTTCGATCCAGAAAACATCGTTAAATTGGCGATCGAAGCAGGTTGTAATGCAGTTGCGACAACGTTGGGAGTTTTGGGCAGTGTTTCGCGTAAATATGCTCACAAAATCCCCTTTATTGCCAAACTCAACCACAACGAACTGCTGACATATCCAAACCAATTTGACCAAGTGATGTTTGCATCGGTTGAACAAGCTTGGAATTTAGGTGCTGTTGCAGTTGGTGCAACTATTTATTTTGGTTCTGAACAATCAACGCGGCAAATTCAAGAAGTGAGTGAAGCTTTTGCCCACGCTCACGAACTTGGTATGGCAACAGTTTTGTGGTGCTATTTGCGTAACAATGCATTTAAGCAAGACAAAGACTATCACATCTCAGCAGACCTCACAGGTCAAGCTAATCACTTGGGCGTGACAATTGAAGCTGATATTGTCAAACAGAAGTTGCCAGAAAATAATCATGGTTATGCCGCAGTTGCCCAAGCAACAGGAAAAAGCTACGGTAAAACCAACGATCGCATCTACACTGATTTAGTCACAGATCACCCAATTGACTTAACGCGCTATCAAGTCTTAAATTCTTATTGCGGACGTGCGGGGTTGATTAATTCGGGTGGTGCTTCTGGTAAAAATGATTTTGCTGAAGCTATTCGCACAGCAGTGATTAATAAACGTGCTGGTGGTTCTGGCTTAATTTCTGGTCGTAAGACGTTCCAGCGTCCTTTTGAAGACGGGGTAAAGCTGTTTCACGCGATTCAGGATGTTTATCTGTCGTCGGAAGTGACGATCGCTTAA
- a CDS encoding aldo/keto reductase has product MVEEPGTPQKYSLDWQRRQFLLRASIVCAGGAIAYLIWQKHNTSAAAQSQIANAHEDFGAIPQRMLGKTGVEVSALALGGAHLGNIKDDQVAVRIVQEAVDAGVNFLDNAWEYGKGRCEELMGQALQGGRRDKAFLMTKVCTHGRDARVAMQQLEQSLQRLKTDYIDLWQIHEVIYDNDPELHFAKGGVVEALEQAKQQGKVRFIGFTGHKDPAIHLKMLAYKYPFDTCQLPLNCFDASFRSFEQQVLPELNRQQIAAIGMKSLGGSGDALKKGIVTVEEALRYAMSLSVASTVSGIDSLAVLYQNLRIAGNFQPMSTEEMQGVRNQYANYAADGRFELYKTSKKYDGRPGREQHGFPLPQQLKL; this is encoded by the coding sequence ATGGTGGAAGAACCAGGAACACCACAAAAGTACTCGCTCGATTGGCAGCGACGGCAATTTTTGCTGCGTGCTAGTATTGTTTGCGCTGGAGGTGCGATCGCCTATCTCATCTGGCAAAAACACAACACCTCAGCAGCAGCACAAAGCCAAATAGCTAACGCCCATGAGGATTTTGGTGCAATCCCGCAACGGATGTTAGGTAAAACAGGAGTAGAAGTCTCTGCATTAGCACTAGGAGGCGCACACCTAGGTAACATCAAAGACGATCAAGTTGCGGTACGAATTGTTCAAGAAGCGGTTGACGCCGGAGTAAATTTCTTAGATAACGCCTGGGAGTACGGTAAGGGACGCTGCGAAGAATTAATGGGACAAGCACTACAAGGAGGAAGACGCGACAAAGCGTTTTTAATGACAAAAGTTTGTACGCATGGGCGTGATGCCCGCGTAGCAATGCAGCAGTTAGAGCAATCTTTACAACGCTTGAAAACAGATTACATCGATTTGTGGCAAATTCACGAAGTGATTTACGACAACGATCCTGAATTACATTTTGCCAAAGGCGGCGTAGTTGAAGCACTAGAGCAAGCAAAACAACAGGGAAAAGTGAGATTTATTGGTTTTACAGGTCACAAAGACCCCGCAATTCATCTCAAGATGTTGGCGTACAAATACCCTTTTGATACTTGTCAGTTACCGCTAAATTGTTTTGATGCTAGCTTTCGCAGTTTTGAGCAACAAGTGTTACCAGAACTCAACCGCCAGCAAATTGCGGCAATTGGCATGAAAAGTTTGGGTGGTAGTGGCGACGCATTGAAAAAAGGAATCGTTACAGTAGAAGAGGCACTCCGCTACGCTATGAGTCTCTCTGTAGCAAGTACAGTTAGCGGCATTGATTCTTTAGCAGTGCTGTATCAGAACTTACGTATTGCTGGTAACTTTCAGCCGATGAGTACAGAGGAAATGCAAGGTGTACGCAATCAATATGCAAACTACGCCGCAGATGGACGCTTTGAACTGTACAAAACATCAAAAAAATACGACGGGAGACCTGGTAGAGAACAGCACGGCTTTCCATTACCACAGCAATTGAAACTTTAA
- a CDS encoding Uma2 family endonuclease: protein MVQTPSKTLTLAEFLQLPETKPASEYIDGQIIQKPMPQGKHSAIQGELVPAINGVVKAKRIARAFPELRCTFGGRSTVPDIAVFLWNRIPRDENGEVANTFPAAPDWTIEILSPDQSQTKVTKNILHCLKHGTHIGWLIDPDEQTVFVYHPKQEPEVLDEPDEVVPVPSFASELQLKIKDLFAWLLE, encoded by the coding sequence ATGGTACAAACACCATCTAAAACACTGACCTTGGCGGAGTTTTTGCAATTACCAGAAACGAAACCTGCAAGTGAATACATTGATGGTCAAATTATTCAGAAACCGATGCCTCAAGGGAAACACAGTGCCATTCAAGGAGAACTCGTACCTGCTATCAATGGTGTAGTTAAAGCTAAGCGTATCGCTCGTGCGTTTCCTGAGTTACGTTGTACCTTTGGTGGTCGTTCAACTGTTCCTGATATTGCGGTTTTTCTTTGGAACCGAATTCCCCGTGATGAGAATGGGGAGGTTGCCAACACGTTTCCTGCCGCACCAGATTGGACAATTGAAATCCTGTCTCCTGATCAAAGCCAAACAAAAGTAACGAAGAATATCCTTCACTGCTTGAAGCATGGAACCCACATAGGTTGGTTAATCGATCCAGATGAACAAACGGTGTTCGTTTATCATCCGAAGCAAGAACCTGAAGTGTTGGATGAGCCAGATGAAGTTGTTCCTGTACCATCGTTTGCAAGTGAGCTACAGCTGAAAATCAAAGATTTGTTTGCTTGGTTATTGGAGTAA
- a CDS encoding antibiotic biosynthesis monooxygenase — protein MQYVLIIHEVEDYKSWKKIFDDASDIRREAGEKAYQVLKCESNPNKVVHFSSWTSIDDAKRFFESPKLVKIRADAGVKSPDFIYLDQLESGIL, from the coding sequence ATGCAATATGTATTGATTATTCATGAAGTTGAAGACTACAAGTCATGGAAGAAGATTTTTGATGATGCTTCCGATATAAGAAGGGAAGCTGGAGAGAAAGCGTATCAGGTTTTAAAGTGTGAAAGTAATCCTAACAAAGTGGTGCATTTCTCATCCTGGACATCGATAGATGATGCCAAGCGATTTTTTGAATCTCCTAAACTTGTGAAGATAAGAGCTGATGCTGGAGTAAAGTCTCCTGATTTTATATATTTAGATCAACTAGAGTCAGGTATTTTGTAG
- a CDS encoding type II toxin-antitoxin system PemK/MazF family toxin codes for MPSYSKHDVILVRYPFSDLSSSKVRPAVVVSTAHPSQDILITPLTSKTGSLLAGEFVLSEWVAAGLNVATAVKRGVYTVHESLAIKVIGQLAKVDVNQLKQSLRGWLGL; via the coding sequence ATGCCCAGCTACTCCAAACATGATGTTATTTTAGTGCGCTATCCCTTCTCAGACTTATCAAGTTCAAAGGTAAGACCTGCTGTTGTTGTGAGTACAGCGCATCCATCTCAAGATATTCTCATTACTCCTTTGACAAGCAAAACAGGTTCATTACTGGCAGGGGAGTTTGTGTTGTCTGAGTGGGTAGCAGCAGGATTGAACGTAGCAACCGCAGTCAAAAGAGGCGTGTACACAGTGCATGAAAGCTTGGCGATCAAAGTGATCGGTCAGTTGGCTAAGGTTGATGTCAACCAGCTTAAACAATCCTTGCGAGGTTGGTTAGGTTTGTAA
- a CDS encoding S-methyl-5'-thioadenosine phosphorylase, whose protein sequence is MAQAQIGIIGGSGLYKMDALKDIEEVQISTPFGSPSDAVILGTLEETKVAFLARHGRNHTLLPSELPFRANIYAMKQLGVEYLISASAVGSLKEAVKPLDMVVPDQFVDRTKNRISTFFGEGIVAHIAFGDPVCHQLAGILAEAIATLNLPDVTLHRGGTYVCMEGPAFSTKAESHLYRSWDATVIGMTNLPEAKLAREAEIAYATLALVTDYDCWHPDHDSVTVEMVIANLQCNATNAQKVIQETVRRLSQNPPQSEAHSALKYAILTRLDQAPAATKEKLHLLLQKYL, encoded by the coding sequence ATGGCTCAAGCTCAAATAGGAATCATTGGTGGTAGCGGTCTATATAAGATGGATGCGCTGAAAGATATTGAAGAAGTACAAATATCTACACCGTTTGGTTCGCCTTCGGATGCAGTGATATTGGGAACTTTGGAGGAAACAAAAGTTGCTTTTTTAGCGCGTCACGGTCGCAATCATACTTTGCTGCCATCGGAACTACCTTTTCGTGCCAATATTTATGCAATGAAGCAGTTGGGAGTTGAGTACTTGATTTCCGCTTCTGCCGTTGGTTCGTTAAAAGAGGCAGTAAAGCCACTTGATATGGTAGTACCGGATCAATTTGTTGACCGGACAAAAAATCGAATTTCAACCTTTTTTGGCGAAGGAATTGTGGCGCATATTGCGTTTGGCGATCCAGTTTGTCATCAACTCGCAGGAATTTTAGCGGAGGCGATCGCGACTCTCAACTTACCAGATGTCACACTACATCGTGGTGGAACTTATGTATGTATGGAAGGTCCCGCATTTTCTACTAAAGCCGAATCGCATCTTTACCGGAGTTGGGACGCAACTGTCATTGGAATGACAAATTTACCAGAAGCAAAATTAGCACGCGAAGCAGAAATCGCCTACGCAACATTAGCACTTGTCACAGATTATGACTGTTGGCATCCAGATCATGATAGCGTCACGGTGGAAATGGTGATTGCTAACTTGCAATGCAATGCAACAAATGCCCAAAAAGTCATTCAAGAAACAGTACGACGCTTGAGTCAAAATCCACCACAATCAGAAGCACACTCAGCATTAAAGTATGCAATTTTGACTCGACTCGATCAAGCACCCGCAGCAACAAAAGAGAAATTGCATTTGTTATTGCAGAAGTATTTGTAA
- a CDS encoding Tab2/Atab2 family RNA-binding protein, with the protein MAQIIWQADFYRRPLRDAGGQALWELLVCDLTRTVEFVALCPQSQANVHWLVEQLQLVADQLPDTIQVFRPQSLSLITAAGEQLGITVEATRRTNALKQWLQERSPLYCNMDNYTGEAYNLLAIENPPPTPLPEKLWGEQWRFAALIAKDVEEAFQERPIPILNMPPALMPLQLGLASNTSIPGIIIYGGRQSMRLARWLQAANPVTLNYIAGTPDGLVLEADLVDRWIVATFEDQEVSASAQIYEQRKQQSKGLHFLLVQPDNSDVTFSGFWLLCQG; encoded by the coding sequence ATGGCTCAAATTATTTGGCAGGCTGATTTTTATCGCCGTCCGTTACGGGATGCAGGTGGACAAGCATTGTGGGAGTTACTCGTTTGTGATTTGACTCGCACAGTTGAATTTGTTGCCCTGTGTCCCCAATCGCAAGCTAATGTACATTGGCTAGTAGAACAATTGCAGCTTGTTGCAGATCAACTACCAGATACAATCCAGGTTTTTCGTCCACAGTCATTGAGTCTCATCACCGCCGCCGGAGAACAACTCGGAATCACTGTAGAAGCAACTCGACGAACAAATGCTTTAAAGCAATGGTTGCAAGAGCGATCGCCTCTTTACTGCAACATGGATAATTACACAGGAGAAGCCTACAATCTTTTAGCAATTGAAAATCCACCACCAACGCCACTACCCGAAAAACTGTGGGGCGAACAGTGGCGTTTCGCTGCACTTATTGCCAAGGACGTAGAAGAAGCGTTTCAAGAACGTCCTATCCCAATTTTGAATATGCCACCAGCATTAATGCCCTTACAGTTAGGATTAGCTTCTAATACCAGTATTCCAGGTATTATTATCTATGGTGGACGGCAATCGATGCGGTTAGCTCGTTGGTTACAAGCGGCAAATCCTGTAACGCTAAACTATATTGCTGGTACTCCTGATGGATTAGTGTTAGAAGCAGATTTAGTAGACCGCTGGATTGTGGCAACTTTTGAAGATCAAGAAGTTTCTGCATCTGCTCAAATTTATGAACAGCGCAAACAGCAAAGCAAAGGATTGCATTTTTTACTCGTGCAGCCTGATAATTCTGATGTAACGTTTAGTGGTTTTTGGCTACTATGCCAAGGTTAA
- the glgP gene encoding alpha-glucan family phosphorylase — protein MTNNGALTAAQQLSKKLPQALQRLADLAYNYWWSWTTERVFLFRNIDPEQWENCGHNPVAILESASYERLTQLAEDPFYIKQLQSLVAEFDQYMALQDTWVSRVAPQTSSEHPIAYFCAEFGIHESLPIYSGGLGILAGDHLKSASDLGVPMVGIGLLYRQGYFRQRLNRSGWQEDYYVDNPFSKMPLELIKNAQGKPLTIELEVRQRSVRVQIWRTQVGRVSLYLLDSDREDNDPIDRWLTGHLYGGNQDTRIAQEVVLGIGGVRALTALGIAPSVYHLNEGHAAFCTLEVARQEMERTGKSFYDVEASVRDRCVFTTHTPVPAGHDVFSGDLMDSYFAHYWVQMKLSREQFMALGARRLGDPWEPFGMTVLALRMCRAANGVSELHGHVSRKMWTILYPDRSEDKVPIGHITNGVHAPTWTAPLMADLYTKYLGEDWKTRVIHPEMWAKVDEIPDEELWWRHQVLKERLIAHTRFRVKKAREQRGESYEHIRATETLLDPDVLTIGFARRFSPYKRGDLILRDAQRAIKIFGNTQRPIQIVFAGKAHPADEEGKRIIQRIMEWCRNNAIQNRVALIEDYDIYTGQKLVQGVDVWLNNPRRPLEASGTSGQKVCFNGGINCSVLDGWWCEGYQTGSDGKGLNGWAIGEDAHTSDQEVQDRIDAQSLYQLLEEEIVPLYYDRDADGIPRRWIQVMKASIKTNAPLFNTDRMISDYVSQVYVPEIATSVTPILAKVIV, from the coding sequence ATGACAAATAACGGTGCATTAACCGCTGCACAACAGCTTAGTAAAAAGTTACCTCAGGCACTGCAAAGATTAGCAGACTTGGCATACAACTACTGGTGGAGTTGGACAACCGAGAGAGTTTTCCTGTTTCGTAACATCGATCCTGAACAATGGGAGAACTGCGGACATAACCCCGTAGCCATTCTAGAATCTGCTTCCTACGAACGCCTTACTCAACTTGCAGAAGATCCTTTCTACATCAAGCAACTGCAATCTTTAGTAGCAGAATTTGACCAATACATGGCGCTACAAGACACATGGGTAAGTCGAGTTGCACCACAGACTTCATCAGAACATCCGATCGCTTACTTTTGTGCAGAATTTGGTATTCATGAATCTTTACCAATTTACTCTGGTGGTTTAGGTATTCTCGCGGGAGATCACCTCAAGTCTGCTTCCGACTTAGGAGTACCTATGGTTGGGATCGGCTTACTGTATCGCCAAGGATATTTTCGTCAACGCTTAAACCGGAGTGGTTGGCAAGAAGATTACTACGTTGACAATCCTTTTTCTAAAATGCCTTTGGAGTTAATCAAAAACGCTCAAGGCAAACCCCTAACTATTGAACTAGAAGTTCGTCAGCGCAGCGTCAGAGTTCAAATTTGGCGGACTCAAGTTGGGCGAGTCAGCCTTTATCTGCTAGACAGCGATCGCGAAGATAACGATCCCATTGACCGTTGGTTAACAGGACACCTCTACGGTGGCAATCAAGACACGCGCATTGCCCAAGAAGTTGTACTCGGAATTGGTGGTGTTCGCGCCCTCACCGCATTAGGAATTGCCCCTTCTGTGTATCACCTCAACGAAGGTCATGCGGCATTTTGCACCCTGGAAGTAGCGCGACAAGAAATGGAACGCACAGGTAAATCGTTCTACGATGTCGAAGCAAGCGTCCGCGATCGCTGTGTTTTCACGACACACACCCCAGTTCCTGCTGGTCACGATGTCTTCTCTGGTGACTTAATGGACTCCTACTTTGCTCACTACTGGGTACAAATGAAACTGTCTCGCGAGCAATTTATGGCTTTGGGTGCTAGACGCCTCGGCGATCCTTGGGAACCTTTTGGCATGACAGTATTGGCATTGCGGATGTGTCGCGCAGCAAATGGCGTCAGCGAACTACACGGTCATGTTTCGCGTAAGATGTGGACAATTTTGTATCCAGATCGCTCCGAAGATAAAGTTCCTATAGGTCACATTACAAACGGAGTTCATGCACCCACTTGGACTGCACCCCTCATGGCAGATTTGTATACCAAGTATTTGGGTGAAGATTGGAAAACCCGCGTTATTCATCCAGAAATGTGGGCAAAAGTCGATGAAATTCCCGATGAGGAATTATGGTGGCGACACCAAGTTCTCAAAGAAAGATTAATCGCGCACACGCGCTTTCGAGTCAAAAAAGCACGGGAACAACGCGGCGAAAGCTACGAACACATTCGAGCAACAGAAACACTATTAGATCCCGATGTACTTACTATCGGATTCGCTAGACGCTTTAGTCCTTATAAACGCGGCGATCTTATTTTGCGCGATGCGCAGCGGGCAATTAAGATTTTTGGTAACACCCAACGTCCAATCCAAATTGTCTTTGCAGGTAAAGCGCACCCTGCTGATGAAGAAGGTAAGCGGATCATCCAACGCATTATGGAATGGTGTCGTAACAACGCGATTCAAAACCGCGTGGCATTAATTGAAGACTATGACATCTACACTGGTCAAAAACTTGTCCAAGGTGTTGATGTGTGGCTAAATAACCCTCGTCGTCCTCTAGAAGCATCAGGTACAAGCGGGCAAAAAGTCTGCTTTAACGGTGGAATTAATTGCAGTGTTTTAGATGGTTGGTGGTGTGAAGGCTATCAAACTGGATCTGATGGTAAAGGATTGAATGGCTGGGCGATCGGCGAAGATGCACATACAAGCGACCAGGAAGTACAGGATCGAATTGATGCGCAATCATTGTATCAGTTGCTAGAAGAAGAAATTGTCCCGCTGTATTACGATCGCGATGCCGATGGTATTCCTCGGCGGTGGATTCAAGTGATGAAAGCATCGATTAAAACGAACGCGCCATTATTTAACACCGATCGCATGATCTCGGACTATGTATCGCAAGTCTATGTCCCAGAAATTGCTACTAGCGTGACACCAATTCTTGCCAAGGTTATCGTGTAG
- a CDS encoding valine--pyruvate transaminase — protein sequence MNPALTRIGDQMSNLTGVRAIMKDIIETLQAGAGREFINLSAGNPLILPEVEQLWRDCTAELLASDDYGEVVCRYGSSQGYGPLISAIADDFNRRYNLELSDRNILITPGSQTLYFYAANAFGGYASGGDLKQIVLPLSPDYTGYGGVSLVPEALIAYKPTLDIEASTHRFKYRPDFSQLTITENTGCVIFSRPCNPTGNVMTDEEVRKIAALAAPYDVPVFIDSAYAPPFPALNFTEMSPVFGSNILHCLSLSKAGLPGERIGVAIGDAKLIQVLESFQTNMCIHPSRYGQAIAARAINSGALAKIAEQVIRPFYQNKFTVLENTLNAAMPQDLPWFLHRGEGAIFAWLWLKDLPITDWELYQQLKQVGVIVVPGSTFFPGLRESWLHKQQCLRISLTASDAEIATGMQRLAKVTEQVYQRAAVSA from the coding sequence ATGAACCCTGCCCTGACTCGAATTGGCGACCAAATGTCCAACCTGACAGGCGTCAGGGCGATTATGAAAGATATTATCGAAACGCTACAAGCTGGGGCAGGTCGTGAATTTATTAACTTGAGTGCGGGTAATCCATTGATTTTGCCTGAGGTAGAACAACTGTGGCGAGACTGTACGGCGGAACTGCTAGCTAGTGATGATTACGGCGAGGTGGTTTGTCGCTATGGTTCGAGTCAAGGGTATGGACCGCTGATTAGTGCGATCGCAGATGATTTTAATCGACGTTACAACTTAGAATTGAGCGATCGCAATATCCTGATTACTCCTGGAAGTCAGACACTATACTTTTATGCAGCAAATGCTTTCGGTGGTTACGCAAGTGGTGGAGATTTAAAGCAAATCGTTTTACCGCTGAGTCCGGATTACACAGGTTACGGCGGTGTTAGTTTAGTGCCAGAAGCGTTAATCGCTTATAAACCAACTTTGGATATTGAAGCTTCTACGCATCGATTCAAATATCGCCCTGATTTTAGCCAATTAACGATAACCGAAAATACTGGTTGTGTCATTTTCTCGCGTCCGTGTAATCCTACCGGAAATGTGATGACGGATGAAGAAGTGAGAAAAATTGCGGCTTTGGCTGCACCGTATGATGTACCAGTGTTTATTGATTCGGCGTATGCACCGCCGTTTCCCGCGTTGAACTTTACGGAAATGTCTCCTGTGTTTGGCAGTAATATTCTGCATTGTCTGAGTTTATCGAAAGCAGGACTGCCAGGAGAACGGATTGGGGTGGCAATTGGTGATGCTAAGTTGATTCAGGTGTTGGAATCTTTCCAAACAAATATGTGCATTCACCCGTCACGGTATGGACAAGCGATCGCTGCACGGGCAATTAACTCTGGGGCGCTAGCAAAAATCGCCGAACAAGTGATTCGACCTTTTTACCAGAATAAGTTTACTGTACTAGAAAACACACTCAACGCCGCAATGCCGCAGGATTTGCCGTGGTTTTTACATCGCGGAGAGGGAGCAATTTTTGCTTGGTTGTGGCTAAAAGATTTACCAATTACTGACTGGGAGTTGTATCAGCAGTTAAAGCAAGTTGGTGTGATTGTTGTCCCTGGTAGTACTTTCTTCCCTGGTTTACGCGAAAGTTGGTTGCACAAGCAACAGTGTTTGCGTATTAGTCTAACAGCAAGTGATGCAGAGATTGCCACAGGAATGCAGCGTTTGGCAAAGGTGACTGAACAAGTTTATCAACGTGCAGCTGTGAGTGCTTGA
- the rimM gene encoding ribosome maturation factor RimM (Essential for efficient processing of 16S rRNA), whose product MTNHEDTKKLEQEDSGWLEIGKIVGPQGLNGEVRVYPNTDFPERFEQPGTRWLLCAGDEEPRTIELLSGRYLAGKNLYVVELSGVDDRNQAEALRGCKLLVPASDRPVLGEDEYHVLDLVGLAVIMQESGEKIGTVVDVIAAGNDLLAVKLDQEYTSTQNSKTVLIPFVREIVPVVDLQVRCVEITPPPGLMEI is encoded by the coding sequence ATGACGAACCACGAAGACACAAAGAAGTTAGAACAAGAAGATTCAGGGTGGTTGGAGATTGGGAAGATTGTGGGACCTCAGGGATTAAATGGTGAGGTGCGGGTATATCCTAATACTGATTTTCCGGAAAGATTTGAGCAACCAGGAACGCGGTGGCTGTTGTGTGCTGGAGATGAGGAACCACGAACAATTGAATTGTTGAGTGGGCGGTATCTAGCTGGTAAAAATCTCTATGTCGTGGAATTGTCGGGAGTAGACGATCGCAATCAGGCGGAGGCTTTGCGGGGGTGTAAGTTGTTGGTTCCCGCGAGCGATCGCCCTGTATTAGGTGAAGATGAATATCATGTTTTAGACTTGGTTGGCTTGGCAGTCATTATGCAGGAATCTGGAGAAAAGATTGGTACTGTAGTTGATGTGATTGCTGCAGGGAATGATTTATTAGCCGTGAAGTTAGACCAAGAATATACTTCAACTCAAAACTCTAAAACAGTCTTAATTCCTTTTGTGAGAGAAATCGTTCCTGTTGTGGATTTACAAGTGCGTTGCGTAGAGATTACACCACCGCCTGGTTTGATGGAAATTTAA
- a CDS encoding GNAT family N-acetyltransferase: MNIRDALISDLPDIIWIYNASIPTRIATADTEPISVESRLDWFAKHNAESRPLWVLESEQKAIAWIGLTSFYGGRPAYNATAEISIYIAPQHQGRGYGTMLVRRMIEHCPSLNVTTLLAMYFDHNNASRRMFEKLGFQQQGHLPEIAVLDGKKHGLIIAAYKIA, translated from the coding sequence ATGAACATTCGAGATGCGCTGATTTCAGACTTACCAGATATTATCTGGATCTATAACGCATCGATTCCCACTCGCATAGCAACTGCAGATACTGAACCAATCAGTGTTGAAAGTCGTTTAGATTGGTTTGCTAAGCACAATGCAGAATCACGTCCTCTATGGGTACTAGAAAGCGAACAAAAAGCGATCGCATGGATTGGTCTAACATCGTTTTATGGAGGACGCCCAGCTTATAATGCAACTGCGGAAATAAGCATTTATATTGCACCACAGCATCAAGGTAGAGGGTACGGCACAATGTTAGTCCGCCGTATGATTGAACATTGTCCTAGCTTAAACGTGACGACTTTACTAGCAATGTACTTCGATCATAATAATGCAAGTCGCCGCATGTTTGAGAAACTGGGTTTTCAGCAACAGGGACACCTGCCAGAAATTGCAGTTCTTGATGGCAAAAAACACGGGTTGATTATTGCAGCTTATAAGATTGCATGA